A region from the Aegilops tauschii subsp. strangulata cultivar AL8/78 chromosome 5, Aet v6.0, whole genome shotgun sequence genome encodes:
- the LOC109752642 gene encoding uncharacterized protein: MEKKKAAVPLVCHGHSRPVVDLFYSPVTPDGYFLISASKDSNPMLRNGETGDWIGTFEGHKGAVWSCCLDTNALRAASGSADFSAKVWDALTGDELHSFEHKHIVRACAFSKDTHLLLTGGMEKILRVYDLNKPDVAPKELDKSPGSVRTVAWLHNDQTILSSCTDTGGVRLWDVRSEKIVQTLETKGPVTSAEVSQDGRFITTADGSSVKFWDANHFGLVKSYDMSFIVESASLEPKSGSKFIAGGEDMWVHVFDFLTGEEITCNKGHHGPVHCVRFAPGGESYASGSEDGTIRIWQLSPPNVDAEEAVDTNGKPKAGAEEIACKIEGFHIAKEEKAGE; encoded by the exons ATGGAGAAGAAGAAGGCGGCGGTGCCGCTGGTCTGCCACGGCCACTCGCGGCCGGTCGTCGACCTGTTCTACAGCCCCGTCACGCCCGACGGCTACTTCCTCATCAGCGCCAGCAAGG ACTCAAATCCAATGCTTCGTAATGGTGAGACTGGAGATTGGATTGGGACTTTTGAAGGTCATAAAGGTGCTGTTTGGAGCTGTTGCCTTGACACAAATGCTCTGCGTGCTGCCTCTGGTTCTGCAGACTTTTCAGC TAAAGTATGGGATGCACTAACAGGTGATGAACTACATTCATTTGAACACAAGCATATAGTCCGTGCATGTGCCTTTTCTAAG GACACCCACCTGTTGCTTACTGGAGGTATGGAAAAGATTTTGCGTGTATACGATTTGAACAAACCAGATGTTGCTCCGAAAGAACTTGACAAATCACCTGGTTCTGTCCGAACTGTTGCTTGGCTTCATAATGACCAAACTATACTGAGTTCCTGCACTGATACGGGTGGAGTAAG GTTATGGGATGTGAGGAGTGAAAAAATTGTCCAAACTCTTGAAACCAAGGGACCTGTTACCAGTGCAGAAGTAAGCCAGGATGGCAGGTTCATCACCACAGCTGATGGCTCAAGTGTAAAATTTTGGGATGCTAATCA CTTTGGGCTTGTTAAAAGCTATGATATGTCGTTTATTGTGGAGTCAGCTTCACTTGAACCGAAGTCCGGGAGCAAATTCATTGCTGGAGGAGAAGATATGTGGGTTCATGTATTTGATTTCCTCACCGGTGAAGAAATAA CCTGTAACAAAGGGCATCATGGTCCAGTTCACTGCGTCCGGTTTGCACCTGGTGGCGAATCATACGCCTCAGGGTCGGAAGATGGTACTATTCGGATCTGGCAGCTGAGCCCACCTAACGTGGATGCTGAGGAGGCGGTCGATACAAATGGTAAACCCAAGGCTGGAGCAGAGGAGATTGCGTGTAAGATCGAAGGCTTCCACATTGCCAAGGAGGAGAAGGCCGGGGAGTAG
- the LOC109752637 gene encoding uncharacterized protein — MSSNASTYSNPFAVDPAEIRDINVHARVPVTLDASNSTYFAWKTYFTLLFRENNLVDHVDGTVDSRTMVADAEWTAIDATIIQWFFTTISKDLFHTVVSASDDARALWVKLNGLFTDNQLQRRVFLQQEFFDCHQDEQSIDDYCRRLKTLADELRDIGAKVDDDLLLSTLTAGLNEDFGNAASNLTLMPEPSFPKFVAYLRLEERRMKGVKKRVQHHALAAGTSRGAPPPTAPPASRQ; from the coding sequence ATGTCTTCCAACGCCTCTACCTACTCCAACCCCTTCGCCGTCGACCCTGCCGAGATCCGCGACATCAACGTCCATGCACGCGTCCCCGTGACTCTCGACGCCTCCAACTCCACGTACTTCGCGTGGAAGACGTACTTCACGCTGCTCTTCCGCGAGAACAATCTCGTGGATCACGTGGATGGCACCGTGGACTCTCGCACCATGGTGGCCGACGCCGAGTGGACCGCGATCGACGCCACGATCATCCAGTGGTTCTTCACCACCATCTCCAAGGACTTGTTCCACACGGTCGTGAGTGCCAGCGACGACGCCCGCGCCCTGTGGGTCAAACTGAAcggcctcttcaccgacaacCAGCTTCAGCGCCGCGTTTTTTTGCAGCAGGAATTTTTTGACTGTCACCAGGATGAACAGTCTATTGATGACTACTGCCGCCGCCTGAAGACGTTGGCGGACGAGCTCCGTGACATTGGAGCCAAGGTGGACGACGACCTCCTCCTCAGCACGCTCACCGCCGGCCTCAACGAGGACTTCGGCAACGCCGCCTCTAACCTCACCTTGATGCCGGAGCCCTCCTTCCCCAAGTTTGTGGCGTACTTGAGGTTGGAGGAGCGCCGGATGAAGGGGGTCAAGAAGCGTGTGCAGCACcacgccctcgccgccggcaccTCCCGCGGCGCCCCTCCACCAACCGCCCCACCCGCGTCGCGCCAGTAG